Proteins from a single region of Neodiprion virginianus isolate iyNeoVirg1 chromosome 4, iyNeoVirg1.1, whole genome shotgun sequence:
- the LOC124303465 gene encoding uncharacterized protein LOC124303465 isoform X1 → MSTPRSQVIADEYISSLSDLTFNSKPLINMLTMLAEDNVEHAPAIVKVVENHLQKVRSDIKLPVLYLIDSIVKNVNGDYTSLFTQNIVNLFCGVFEKVDESTRASMWKLRQTWNEVFPAKKLFSLDVRVHNIDPAWPIISSSSLSSVSSGSIYLNPRFLSLPQPPPAIEPPATPVEDNAGAPITIGEATMREQLLKKQRELLELQKQKLELEVLQATVSLEQQQRQLNRQAESIRNETAVITVPPATATDNAMPGASAPLTLPVQTTKHVTKQFPAAAASLLKNSGSNNGPRIAPASSVAVASARLASRDPRLKPLTSPYTPESVASNIDPRLRLTAGQKDSRLDNQSLAPPPLPPPPAHNVTNTVLSEQLKQQITSKQAVTSTINKPPSNVASSNTSMINANNNSSGNNTILNNNNNNKNFSGNANKDAVSHRTNQKKDPRSSSSNSSSSSNSINGNSKVVQNQSLANTSNINNNNNTNNASNASPTSSGSNRGSGGTDSKSKDKNSSGGRQLASASSSSEKTSASSKSSHRKIGNKSRSKQPQGSPNKLPKVERENSPARSKSNEKDSEDSSLSIRTSPTQSSSQNPKSRKKTSLKSRKRSSSPSYRIPRRNDTKSSSNLSSSGGLTEEEQSGSLIVSPPHPPTFKEIGLNARQRNYVRRNRDGSLSPKMDVTSATPLPVQPCLESVVNPTTKDEDLRTALPIPTPPASVGVIEKKEDLDLRVLTVGTNKRQSSEHLESSTLKKSKAEKFDALFGNEDVDLRTLTHPSAGRPPTPPPPIISGEDGKDGWAKLKAPTPKGPREKTSSLDEKRDRDRDRDRLGRPRLYSKLPDDPKERRRTLSSDETDTRSSRRNRDPEKPERSDDSNIEIIMKQAAEQLNQGLITKIQYNNLIQDILQMSEDQKLRAALRKEKEGTSIVWEKGGLDMDRTPTFSPSSDNEGGRSNKDSQMSRGQNSSARWQGQQAWQSPNSWAHSAVPFSGPPGHFNPDYRPIGPWQGPRHYGPIRPEFNQFHGGFNQNMAPSQRMLPGMMGPLGPNGPMMPNLIPNGPIGPMGIPSSQLPPGIPISNMNGPSSIMMSNGVMPPPNMLSNPNAVPGPNVSPNMPPRSLSPVSTKYDPNENDPDFGGVLLKNQGPHSRELPPPDPKILAEVAKDTMKSIKIDGVPKEIRYYGDTGVVFMNWDDPREIGFQAGVRRILIDEKDTVTCAFNEGYKEFIYEGEVHRVKLGAPTRELWFDDCWYECYFGGPPITVFLSGKKVSVKLEGPVPQVKIGYIKRTDLVIAKINLIINARNMVPVFLDAKPQIFEIEGKPNTLEFIDSLQTVLLNGRPFKVEFGGLPKPIVIRDKKHFIRFSVLPKGVRAGYVRLFGMRGESPIESPPTPPILDNKANLDSLPMHQTYPSVEHESASQDRSDHNSTPKPDLQLDILSSVLPSAMAPSSGLSYQAEQAENTSAAPPLPPTLNMDELFQRLVATGIVPNLLSEQKKPDEEEKKEPEIIPVSFDKPETLKVKQPAIAAALYSGMQCSSCGARFAPELATRYSHHLDWHFRQNRRERDSARKAHSRPWYYDVSDWIQYEEIEDLEDRAQSWFETEKQTAETEGSTTDDAPQETVQPSVPTVGNEDTQCQVCHDAFEQFYNEEKEEWHLRPAINFEGKNYHPLCLEDHKEKHLARSLEDSITPMDESVTEPEEEKKEEPENADTEMKAEVEESAEQPAAEASSENPEIEEKEEKEEKEEKEEKLNEEKPAHVPDETGSENDNLMVNKNEDKEVEELREKEIPDKIESADFADVKIKEEPIDEEEIIDDGMEEQFIFTNVEVKTEPIDPEPDVEESVVNEPAPVDTTHTAVKSSIDGNVELESAPAALPAAPSRIKINITKPLTATKETDELKDKPNNPKTPDTVAPEILRPASIKPSLQGKKLSVLPPVEKGHELSGLCSIM, encoded by the exons ATGTCGACTCCCAGGTCTCAGGTGATAGCCGACGAGTATATCTCGTCGCTATCCGACCTAACATTCAACAGTAAACCGTTGATCAACATGCTGACAATGCTGGCAGAAGATAACGTCGAACATGCACCAGCTATCGTCAAAGTCGTCGAGAACCACCTGCAAAAG GTCAGAAGCGACATCAAACTTCCCGTTCTATACCTCATCGATTCGATCGTCAAGAACGTTAACGGAGATTACACAAGCCTCTTCACCCAAAATATTGTCAACCTATTTTGTGGTGTTTTCGAGAAG GTGGACGAAAGTACACGGGCTAGTATGTGGAAGCTACGACAGACTTGGAACGAGGTTTTCCCAGCGAAGAAGCTGTTCTCCCTGGACGTCCGAGTGCACAACATCGATCCAGCATGGCCTATAATCTCATCGTCTTCCCTTTCGTCCGTATCGTCAGGATCTATATACCTAAATCCCAGATTCCTGTCACTG CCTCAACCTCCGCCGGCAATCGAGCCTCCAGCCACGCCAGTCGAAGATAATGCTGGCGCTCCGATAACGATAGGCGAGGCAACAATGCGGGAACAATTATTGAAGAAGCAAAGGGAGCTCTTGGAATTGCAGAAGCAAAAACTTGAGCTGGAAGTACTGCAGGCTACGGTTAGCCTGGAACAGCAGCAGCGACAGCTCAACAGACAAGCTGAAAGTATTCGAAACGAAACG GCTGTGATAACAGTACCGCCTGCTACAGCAACAGATAACGCGATGCCTGGCGCATCTGCGCCACTGACTTTACCTGTTCAGACGACAAAACACGTGACTAAACAG TTTCCAGCAGCGGCTGCGTCTCTTTTGAAAAACTCTGGCTCTAACAACGGACCACGAATTGCGCCGGCGAGCAGCGTGGCCGTAGCATCGGCTAGGCTAGCTTCTAGAGATCCACGACTGAAGCCGTTGACGTCTCCCTACACTCCAGAATCAGTAGCGTCAAACATTGACCCGCGTCTACGATTAACGGCTGGCCAGAAGGATTCTCGTCTAGATAATCAATCGCTagcaccaccaccactaccACCTCCTCCAGCACATAACGTCACAAACACTGTACTTTCAGAGCAATTAAAACAGCAGATAACATCTAAACAGGCTGTGACTAGCACTATAAACAAGCCTCCGTCAAATGTTGCCAGTTCCAATACCTCGATGATAAATGCTAATAATAACAGTAGTGGTAATAATACGATCCtgaataacaacaataataataaaaatttcagtggTAACGCAAACAAAGATGCTGTATCGCATCGAACAAATCAGAAAAAAGACCCCAGATCGTCGTCTAGTAATAGTAGTAGCAGCTCAAACAGCATAAATGGTAATTCCaaggtcgttcaaaatcaGTCCTTAGCAAATACCAGcaacataaataataataacaacaccAATAATGCCAGCAATGCATCGCCGACATCATCTGGAAGTAACAGAGGAAGTGGAGGTACCGATTCGAAATCAAAAGATAAAAACTCGAGTGGTGGACGTCAGTTAGCGTCTGCCTCGTCTTCAAGCGAAAAGACCTCCGCTTCCTCGAAGTCGTCGCATAGAAAGATAGGGAACAAATCGCGGTCAAAACAACCTCAGGGCTCGCCGAATAAGCTGCCTAAAGTTGAGAGGGAAAATAGTCCCGCTAGGTCTAAGTCGAACGAGAAAGACAGCGAGGATAGCTCGCTGTCAATCCGCACATCCCCTACCCAGTCCTCATCCCAAAATCCGAAGAGCAGAAAGAAGACTTCTTTGAAATCTAGGAAACGGAGTTCAAGTCCCTCTTATAGAATACCAAGACGTAACGATACAAAGTCTAGCTCCAACTTGAGTAGCTCGGGAGGTCTTACCGAGGAGGAACAGTCAGGTTCATTGATAGTGTCTCCTCCTCATCCGCCAACTTTCAAAGAAATCGGGCTTAATGCCAGACAGCGAAATTACGTCAGGCGAAACAGAGACGGCAGTTTGAGTCCGAAGATGGACGTTACATCTGCTACTCCGCTTCCCGTTCAGCCTTGCTTGGAGTCTGTTGTCAACCCCACAACCAAGGACGAGGATCTCAGAACAGCTCTACCGATTCCTACGCCTCCTGCCAGTGTTGGTGTTATCGAAAAGA aagAGGACTTGGATCTACGAGTATTGACTGTTGGCACCAACAAAAGACAAAGTTCCGAACACTTGGAATCTTCGACGCTGAAAAAGTCAAAAGCTGAGAAGTTCGACGC GTTGTTCGGAAATGAGGATGTCGATCTTCGCACACTGACTCACCCAAGTGCAGGACGTCCCCCTACACCTCCACCGCCAATAATATCTGGAGAGGATGGCAAAGACGGTTGGGCTAAGTTGAAAGCACCGACTCCCAAAGGACCCAGGGAGAAGACGAGCAGCCTGGACGAAAAGCGGGACAGAGACCGCGACAGAGACAGACTTGGAAGGCCGAGGCTGTACAGCAAGTTACCGGACGATCCCAAGGAGAGGCGCAGGACACTTTCTAGTGACGAGACTGACACGAGATCGTCAAGGCGAAACAGAGACCCAGAGAAGCCGGAGAGGTCCGATGATAGCAACATCGAAATAATCATGAAGCAAGCCGCCGAACAGCTGAACCAAGGATTAATAACGAAAATCCAGTACAACAACCTGATACAAGATATACTGCAGATGAGCGAAGATCAGAAACTTAGAGCGGCTCTTCGAAAGGAGAAAGAGGGCACTTCTATTGTCTGGGAAAAAGGAGGACTCGATATGGACAGGACACCGACGTTTAGTCCATCCAGCGACAATGAAGGCGGCAGGTCAAACAAAGACTCGCAAATGTCTCGTGGTCAGAACAGTAGCGCCAGATGGCAGGGACAGCAGGCCTGGCAATCTCCGAATTCTTGGGCCCACTCTGCGGTTCCATTTTCTGGGCCTCCAGGTCACTTCAACCCTGATTACAGGCCTATTGGTCCTTGGCAAGGCCCGAGACACTACGGACCGATCAGACCGGAGTTTAACCAGTTCCATGGTGGCTTCAATCAGAACATGGCTCCCAGCCAGCGCATGCTTCCAGGAATGATGGGACCGTTGGGCCCCAATGGTCCAATGATGCCAAACTTGATTCCCAATGGGCCGATCGGTCCGATGGGTATTCCGAGCTCGCAGCTGCCACCTGGAATACCAATCTCCAACATGAACGGGCCGAGCTCCATAATGATGAGCAACGGTGTGATGCCTCCTCCGAACATGCTTTCGAATCCCAATGCAGTCCCGGGGCCAAATGTCAGTCCCAACATGCCACCCAGGAGTTTGTCACCAGTCAGCACGAAGTACGACCCCAATGAAAATGACCCCGACTTTGGAGGTGTGCTGCTCAAGAATCAGGGACCTCACAGCAGAGAATTGCCACCTCCAGATCCCAAGATACTTGCTGAAGTAGCCAAGGATACCATGAAGTCGATAAAGATTGACGGAGTACCGAAAGAGATAAGGTACTATGGAGATACTGGCGTTGTATTCATGAACTGGGATGACCCTAGGGAGATTGGCTTCCAAGCTGGAGTTAGGAGAATTTTGATCGACGAAAAAGATACCGTTACTTGTGCTTTCAACGAAGGCTACAAAGAGTTCATATACGAAGGAGAAGTTCACAG AGTGAAATTAGGCGCTCCGACAAGGGAATTGTGGTTTGACGATTGTTGGTACGAGTGTTATTTTGGTGGACCACCTATCACCGTCTTTCTTAGCGGTAAGAAGGTCAGCGTCAAGCTGGAAGGACCTGTACCTCAGGTGAAAATTGGATACATTAAGAGGACAGATCTAGTTATTGCCAAAATCAATCTGATCATCAACGCCAGAAACATGGTGCCAGTGTTCTTGGACGCCAAGCCACAAAT ATTTGAAATCGAAGGAAAACCCAACACCCTTGAATTCATCGACTCTCTACAAACTGTTCTGCTCAATGGGCGACCATTCAAAGTTGAGTTTGGTGGACTTCCCAAACCTATTGTTATTAGGGACAAGAAACACTTCATTAGGTTCTCGGTTCTGCCAAAAGGCGTTCGAGCTGGATATGTCAGGTTATTTGGAATGCGAGGCGAGAGCCCCATCGAATCTCCACCAACGCCACCTATTTTGGACAATAAAGCGAACTTGGATTCCCTTCCGATGCATCAAACATATCCTTCGGTTGAACATGAGTCTGCTTCACAAGATAGATCAGACCATAATTCCACACCGAAGCCtg aTTTGCAACTTGACATACTCTCCTCAGTATTACCCTCTGCAATGGCTCCATCTTCTGGTTTATCATACCAAGCAGAGCAGGCTGAAAATACATCGGCAGCCCCGCCACTTCCACCTACTCTCAACATGGACGAGTTGTTCCAAAGATTAGTGGCCACTGGTATAGTTCCGAATCTTCTCTCTGAGCAAAAAAAACCAGacgaagaggagaaaaaggagCCTGAAATCATTCCTGTATCATTTGACAAACCAGAAACGCTCAAAGT CAAGCAGCCGGCCATTGCTGCAGCGCTTTACAGTGGAATGCAGTGCAGCTCATGTGGGGCGCGGTTTGCTCCTGAACTGGCGACGAGGTATAGTCATCACTTGGACTGGCATTTCCGGCAAAATCGACGTGAAAGGGACTCCGCAAGAAAAGCGCATTCCCGACCATGGTATTATGACGTCAGTGACTGGATCCAGTATGAAGAAATTGAGGATTTGGAGGACCGAG CGCAAAGCTGGTTTGAGACTGAAAAACAAACTGCAGAAACCGAAGGCAGCACCACGGACGATGCGCCTCAGGAAACTGTCCAGCCAAGTGTGCCTACAGTCGGAAATGAGGATACACAGTGTCAGGTGTGCCATGATGCTTTCGAGCAATTTTATAACGAGGAAAAGGAGGAATGGCACTTGAGGCCAGCGATTAATTTCGAAGGGAAAAATTACCATCCGCTATGCCTTGAGGATCATAAG GAAAAGCATCTTGCG CGATCCTTAGAAGATTCCATCACTCCGATGGACGAATCAGTTACTGAACCtgaggaagaaaagaaagaagaaccAGAGAACGCAGATACAGAGATGAAAGCAGAGGTTGAGGAATCTGCTGAGCAACCTGCTGCAGAAGCATCAAGCGAAAATCCTGAAATAGAGGAGaaagaggagaaggaggagaaggaggagaaggaggaaaagTTGAATGAGGAGAAACCTGCCCATGTCCCCGACGAAACGGGAAGTGAAAATGATAATCTGATGGTTAACAAAAATGAGGACAAAGAAGTTGAAGAACTCAGAGAGAAGGAAATACCCGACAAAATTGAATCGGCAGACTTTGCAGATGTTAAAATCAAAGAGGAACCCATTGACGAGGAAGAAATTATTGACGACGGAATGGAGGAGCAATTTATATTCACCAATGTCGAGGTGAAGACTGAACCTATTGATCCTGAGCCTG ATGTGGAGGAGTCTGTGGTAAATGAGCCAGCACCGGTCGACACAACACATACAGCGGTGAAAAGTTCGATAGATGGTAATGTTGAGCTGGAATCAGCCCCAGCAGCTCTGCCAGCAGCCCCGTcgcgtataaaaataaacataacaaAGCCGCTCACCGCCACAAAGGAAACAGACGAACTAAAAGACAAACCGAATAATCCCAAAACCCCAGACACAGTTGCACCTGAAATATTGAGGCCTGCGTCGATAAAGCCAAGTTTAcaaggtaaaaaattatctgttCTACCCCCAGTAGAAAAGGGTCATGAATTGTCTGGTCTTTGTTCTAtcatgtaa